The window atcaccaactcccagagcttgctcaaactcatgtccatcgaatcggtgatgccatccaaccatctcatcctctgtcatccccttctcctcatgccttcagtatttcccagcatcagggtcttttccagtgagtcagttctttgtatgaggtggccaaagtgttggagcttcagcttgagcatcagtccttccaatgaacacccaggactgatctttaggatggactggttgtatctccttgcagtccaagggactctcaagagtcttctccaataccacagttcaaaagcatcaattctttggcgctcagctttctttatggtccaactcttttatttttatatatatatatatatatatatgtgtatatgtatatatagcttccctgggggcttagtggtaaagaatttgcatgccaatgcagaagtaacaagagaagtgggttcaatctctgggttgggaaggtcccctggaggaggaaatggcaacccactccagtattcttgcctggaaaattccagaggagcctggcaggctgcagtccatggggtcacaaagagttggactgagcacacatgcacacaatccAGCTTAATAAATACAACATCCCATGTTATACCTTCCTCTTCTctcaccttctagaactaatctGTCAGTATTTTACTTTAATATTGAGGTTTTGAATGTTATATATGTGGCAGCATTTTGTATTAATATGTATTCTGTCCCCTTTTCACTTAGCATTTGCTCCTGAGATTCATCTTCACTGATGTATAAGTGcccatatttttgaaaaatgagttTCACAGACTAGAATACAAAATCAGTACATGTTCATCACACTGATGTATAAATGcccatgtttttttaaaatgagtttcacAACTTTGAAAAACGAGTTCTCTCAGCTCTTTGGGTGTAGGTTTAAAATCTGACAGTTTgtctctatatatttttattgctcCTACctttaaatggcaccccactccagtactcttgcctggaagatcccatggatggaggagcctggtaggctgcagtccatggggtctcgaagagtcggacacgactgagcgacttcactttcacttttcactttcatgcattggggaaggaaatggcaacccactccagtgttcttgcctggagaatcccagggttgggggagcctggtgggctgccatctatggggtcacacacagttggacacgactgaagcaacttagcagcagattgTCCCGAGTAGATGAGCAGCTTTTACTGAATTCTCACACACAGACCACAGGCTTGTAGCCACAggccaaaatccactggagatACTAAATTTTGCCAAACCATGTTTTGAACACTGTCAAATCAGAGTGTCTTTACATGGGACACATGTACTTAATGTGCTACAGTCCCTGATTGTTTCTTCTGCTTTGCTTTGCCTTGACCACTTATTATCTGGCCCCTGAAGGCATGTGATTTTGGAACTCCTGGGAGGCTGTTACAGGAGACTTCTACCCAGGTCCACTTTCTTAGCTGCCCTGAAGCTTCCATGCTCTTTTACTGCTTCTCATTCCCTCTGTAACCAGCAGCAGGAAGGAAAAGCACACAATCCTTCAAATATTAGAATAAAAACATTCCTATACATGGTATTTATGCACCACTTACtagcttaaaatttttcataCCATCATTAGATACCCTAATCCTGTGGGGTAAATAAATGGGGCAGCCATTATTAAACttgtgttttgttgttcagttgctcagtcgtgcctgactcggcaaccccatgaaccgcagtatgcTACGTTTCgctgtccttccccatcttcaggagcctgctcaaactcatgtccattgagtcggtgacgccatccaaccatctcatcctctgtcatcctcttctccttctgccttctatcttcccaacatcagggtcttttctaatgcatcggcactttgcatcaggtggccaaaatacttgCTTTACAACTGAGGAAAAGAGGACCCACAGTTGTGATTGAATCAAGGTCCTTGGGTAACAGCTGAGAAACCAGATGGGAACTGAGAACTTTTGGTATttacatctgcatctcttttgCAGTAAAATTCTACTTAATTATCCTTAAAAAGtagcatttttctttctggtaATTCTGAtaagatgtttatttttaaattatgtcttATATAATCTGATCATGTCCACAAAgtcttagaaaatacagaaaagtgtgTAATTGGTATGTTTAttgctttatttgcatttctgCGATTACTGAGTATAAATTATCTTTTGTATTTGTTAATCATCTTCATTTTGTGTTTCCTTTGTTCattcctttgttcttttctttcaaatttatatttgtgtcttctttagatTAAGAATAGTAACCTTGGTTGACAGAGAGGATAGTTTAATGGCTAAAAGCATGACCTTTGAAGTTAAGACCTAAGTTTGAATCCAGGTCTTACTGTTCATTGCATTCTAGCAGGTAAAGCTGTGAGCAAGGTTTTGAACTGCTgagacttctttttcttcttctttgttttaattgaagttaTGGTTAGTTTACagggtgttagtttcaggtatacaggaaagtgatttagttatatatacatatttatttttcagatttttttcccttacaggttattacaaaatattgagtagagttccctgtgctatacagcaggtccttgttgattatctgttttatatatattaggtttttttcttttaaaaaagagtaagacGTCCATCATAGTTGTATTATTGTGAAACTTgagtaaatttatataaatataagagCAAGTATCTAGCTTATAGTAGAGTTTTTATACTTATTTGATTCAAATATAAGTTTGTCTGCTTGCCTGCCTTTCTCTTcaatttccttttgccttcaagtaAAAAGATCTTTCCCCGTATAATTTTATATTCACAGATACTGCCTTTTAGGTTTCATAAagtttcattttacatttcaatatttaatttaaatgtggATTTTATTTTGGATTTCAGCACTGTTTGGGGAAGAGTCTACCTCTTGATTTATGATATTTATCATATTAGTTCCCTAAATATGCCCACGTTTGTTTGggctcttttgtttgtttcactGAGTTGTAGTCAGCTGCTGCACCACTATTGTGTTAATACCGTGACAGTCACAGCTGTTGAATCTGATAGGGCAAGTCCCTTTTCTTACTATTTTCTCTCCGTATTTCCTAGCTGTTCTCACCTGTGTAATTACTTTTGTTAgatcttccctttctcttccctccaAATTCCACTGGGGCTTTATTAAACACAGAAATGGGTTTGGGAAATATTTACATCTTTATAATATTTAGAAGCTTAAAATGTCTCTCCATATAACTGGGTCAAATGTATGCCTGAGacagttttgcattttttttccttacaaagcCTGCATATATCTTGATCTAGATTATTCCTGAATATCTTGATCTCCACCTTCCTTTTTCCGTTcagtcagttgagttcagttgctcagtcttgtctgactctttgtgaccctgtggactgcagcacgccaggcttccctgtccatcaccaacttctggaccctactcaaactcatgtccattgagtcagtgatgccattcaaccatctcatcctctgtcattcctttctcctcctgccttcaatctttcccagcatcagggtcttttccagtaagttagttcttcacatcaggtggccaaagtattgaagtgtAAGCTTgagtatcagtccctccaatgaatattcagaactgatttcctttaggattgactggtttgatctccttacagtccaagggactctcaagagtcttccaacaccacagttcaaaagcatcaattctttggcactcagctttctttatagttcaattctcacatcctgatttggaaccagtctgttgttccatgtccagttctaactgttgcttcctgacctgcatacagatttctcaggaggcaggtcaggtagtctggtattcccatctctaagaattttccagtttgttgtgatccacacagtcaaaagctttggcatagtcaataaagcagaagtagatgttttctgaaattctcgccttttctatgatccaatggatgttggcgatttgatctctggtttctctgccttttctaaatccagcttgaccatctgaaagttcacggttcacgtactgttgaagcctggcttggagaattttgagcattactttgctagtgtgtgagatgagtgccattatgtggtagtttgaacattctttggcattgcctttctttggtattggaatgaaaacagaccttttccagtcctgtggccactgctgagttttccaaatttgctggcatattgagcgcagcgttttaacagcatcatcttttaggatttgtaatagctcaattagaattccatcacctccactagctttgttcatagttatgtttcctaaggcccacttgacttcacatccagtatgtctggctctaggtaagtgatcacatcatcgtggttatctgggtcatgaagatctttttaatatagttcttctgtatattcttcctTCTTCACTGCCTCCTtaccttcttctcttcctctctcctttcttctatcACTTTGGTATATTTCAGAATATACCAGATATCTAGCATTAAAATTAGGTATTTCTTCAAAGCATCTGAAAAGCTGGTGTTTTCCTTATGTACTTATTTGAAGGGGAGAGCTGCAAAGGTCATGATCTGATTTTGTATTTCTTGGTTTAATTTAgcattctcatttaaaaatgcattttttgtctcctcatttttgttttcaaagacaAATAGAAAAGGATAAAGATTCTTGTTCTTTTACGGTTTTTTAATCGTCAGGAAATGCTTATcaattaaaacattaattttgtgAAAGTCagtattttgctctttttatagATACATGTTGATGAGCAAAGCATATAGATTCTAGCTAATACTTTGTGCTTCTTACAGAGATCTGCAGACAGAATAAGCTCattcaagagaaaaaagagaatttattaaAGTTGATTGCTGaagtaaaagacaaaaaacagGAAGTGGAGGCACTGACTGCAAATATCCAGGATCTTAAGGAAGAATATGCTAGAAAGAAGGAAAGTAAGTTTCCAGTTGTACAGGTGTTTAAAACAATCTAAATTTCAAAGTAGTGATGGCTCACAATTATGTACGTTTTGCCTTCTCCCCAGTTCATTGCCAGCAGTAGCTAACATACTTTAAGGCCGTAACTAGTCATTCACCTCTCTCTGTAAGGTGTCTGTGAAGTTTGCTAagtggattttattttccttcttttgcttaaagagcctttttttttttctgtctttttaaaaatttatttagttttaactaaaggaaattgctttacagtattgtgttggtttctgccaaacatcaacatgaatcagccataggtataccagCATCCCTCCCTaatgaccctccctcccacctcccccattccacccctgtaggttgttacagagccctagtttgagttccctgaggcaTAACAGCAATTCctattggctgtctattttacatatggtaatgtatgtttccatgttactctctccatatatccCATCCTGTCCTTCCTAACCCTCCTCATGTCCATAAATCtgtctccattgcttccctgcaaataatttcatcagttccatctttccagattccatatgtatgcattcgTGAAGACTGATCCTTTTGATTTCTAATAGAACAAGAGAATAATGAAATTGAGTTTCATTATTGTGGGAGTTTAATTAAGCAGAGTGGGAGACAGTTTCACTAAATAAGATTTGCCTGGGAGAAACCATCATGTAATTTATGCAACAGATTCATTGATCACGCATCCTCTGCCAGAAACTATTAAGCGTGTTCTTCATGCTGTAAAGCCTCTTTGTctaagacttttattttttttttttaaaagctgcttCTTTTAGATAGAAGACTTGTTTGGCCATAAATGAAATAATCAATTCTAAAATCTCTTGAAGATAGCAAAGTTAGTTTCTTGAATGCTTTTTCTTATAGAGTTTGTGTATAAATCgacattatttttttcaactCTTAAGTATTGCTAAGGGAATATTGCATTAACTTTTGAGAAAAGTTCTAAACTAGCATGAAATAATGCTGACTtcctatttaaaataatagaatatttttccAGTGAAGCAACTGATACATTTTTGGCTAACTAAAAAAAGCGAAATGGTGTACAAGaagtctttctctgtttctctgctgCTTGCAAGTCCTTGGCCTATTTATTCATGCTGctttataataaaatagaacaaaactTATTCCTCTTAATACTGGTATGTATTTTTTCATACAGTTTTTCCTTCCAGCTTGAATGAACAGAAGCCCCTTTTGCTACTTGGTGGAGATAGAAAGTGTAGTAAATGTAAATGTAAGCTGATTTATTTGCCTGGTATCATTTTTATGGttgtttaaaagttttttaaaattagttaaaagaatattaattgaatgttatttaaaatactCTATACTCATTGTATGTGTTTTTAATCATAGCTATTTCCACTGCTAACAAAGCTAATGAAGAGAGGTTGAAAAGGCTACAGAAATCTGCAGACTTGTATAAAGATCGACTTGGACTAGAAATTCGAAAAATTTATGGTTAGTATATTAATGTAAGTAAAACATAGGATATTTGAAAAGTGTGTCTTAAgtagaaaagaatctttaaaatattttcagctaAGATAATGACCACATTGTTAACTTTTTAAACAGtaagaaaaaattacaaaagtTATATCACCCTAATGTAATTACTCATGCCTTGGTTATTTATCATCCAGTATTTTAGTAAAAGTATTTTAGGCATGGTTGCCAGCatgcaaaaaatttttttgttcctTGTTCTTACTGGTATTGTATGATTAGTATTTCTCTAATTGCTATAGCCTTCATAATGGTAATTTTAACATAGTGGTATAATAATTCATTCCATAAGTGTAGCTTAATTTATTCAGTCTTTTATCTATTGTTTAACCCATATATTACTCTTAAGTTTAACACTTGGattttacatttttcagttttagataTACTATAGTGGACATACATAGACTTCTCCATTTGGGGGCACAGTTTTCATGAAATTCCCAGAGATGAATTACTGAGTTAAAGCATAGGAATATTTCTGCCActgttacatatatatgtgtcaatttatagaaatatttatggTGTTGGGAGTCCCCAAGATTACATTCCGTTTTGGTGATTTCACTAGAAAGATTTACAAGACTCGGGGTGGCTCAGATTTATGGCAGTGAAAGGATACGAAACAAAATCAGCCCAAAGGAAAAAGTCACGTGGGGCAAAATCTAGAGGAAACAAGTTTTCAAGAGCCTTAAGCCAGTGGACTCACACAGGATGTGGTTAACCCCTTCAGCGTGAATTGTGACAGTACACGTGAAGTGTTGCCTACCAGGGAACCTCCTTAGAGACTCTGGAAGCTTGGCCTGGTTTTGCTTGGACTTCACCCCAGGAATTATTTGCATTGCTGATTTTGCTGTATCCTTTCACTGACATCATAGCTCTGAGTACAACCAGTGGTGAGCCCCAGGAATCCTCCTAGTGAATTTTCAAACCTGTGGTGGTCTTGGGAATCTCTGATACCCCAGACAAGGACCAGTCTTGCAAGCAGACCTTTTCTGGGGGTAGAAGTCTCAGGCCTGCTAGGTCAACTCTTTTATGCAGTCTGTGTATAATGTAAAGAGTACCCATTTCATTGTTATTTGTGCCAGAAttgtagtttctttttaaagttttttggtttattttagtATCTGGCAGTTGATTAGAtaatagaaacttttaaaaaatacatttctttgattattaatgaaaatgtgaccattttccccatttatttactAATTATACTTCTTTCTGAAATTGGACCCTCTATTCATAAATCTGTTTGCCTTAGTTTTGGTGTTTTTCCTATCTGTCAGAATGAGTTTTTAATACAAAATGTTAACCTTtgcttagaggagaacataaagACCAGctctgaactttttaaaaaattttatttagtttcaaCTGGGGgacaactgctttacaatattgtgttggtttctaaaaatatggaacgcttcataAATTTACATGTTATCTTTTCACAGGGAtgatgctaatcttctctgtatcattccaattttagtgtATGTGCTACTGAAGCAAGCGTAGCTCTGAACGTTTGATCCATTGGTCTTTAAGTTTATCTTCACTGTTATCCTGAGgtgcttttttgtgttttgtttagttttgtctcAAAACCACTTTTAAAgctttaacattatttttagatttaaagTAGAAGTTTCTCATAGTCCTCAAAATCAGGAAATACTGTTTATAGCAGTGTAGATATTAATCAGAGATGGAGGGAAGAAAGCTCATCTCAACTGAGAGCTTTGGCACAATAAAATAATTCTCATACTAAATAATTTAATCCCTTTTTTCAGGTGATAAATTGCAGTTTATATTCACTGATATTGACCCTAAGCATCCTGATAGCCCATTTATGTTTTCCCTTTGCCTAAATGAAGCAAGGGACTATGAAGGTATGTACTCCTATCTCTTAAATGGTATTTAAGATTGGCATCCCGGAATGTTATTTGACTTAGAACATAAAGTAACGTGAAGGCAAGTAATATTCCCACAAGCTGTTGCTTTCTTTTCCAGTCTTGCTTCTTGTGATATTGTCTTCTAAAGGCAATGACTATAGTTTTGATTTATAGATAGTATCCAGGAACCTTAATAAGTAACTTCTCTTCCGGATGGCACAGTGCCACAATGGCTGAAAGACTTAAAAGACCAGCGATCACTGCATTTCATATGCAAGTTTGAATTATGCTCTTAGAGAACTTAAAGCTAAAGCTATAAAGGATATGACTGCCTAAATGTGAATATTGTATGTGATCTAAGTAGATGATTTTCAATTTAAATGTGATaatttaatttccaaaaaataaattttaaaatatcctatcCTGAAAATCCCAGATGTTGATAATTTTGCCTCGTTACTGATTCTGCAGTGGTCCAGAAAGGTCTTTAATGTGTGGGAAGTTATATGTTCGGCAATAGTGTGAACAAAAAGAATGGaaatttatttatctctttttattaCTCTAATGTTAAGGATTCTAAAATAATCCTTAACTTACTGGAATTCAGAAAAATGGTTCTTAGCTCTTTATACCTGTGTCCTCAAAGTATTTGTATTAATAACAGATGGACACTCAGGAAAACTGCTGAGTTGGCTCcctgatgtgacttagtgactcgAATTTATAGTTTAGGAATGTAGTTCAAGTAcaaatgtttggtttttttttttctctctaggtAAATATCTTCTAATCTGATGGCtgctaacttttaaaaagtaaatcccAAAACCTCCTACCTAGCTTCTCAGTTTTCTCTAAATTGGATAGCCTCTCTTGTTATATAGTGTTATGGTATTTGATAATGTATTAAAATAGAGTCTACAGTATAAATTTGAAACCAGGTGCTCTTTGCTGTTCTTTCTCTGCTTTGGTCATGGGCCTTGTTTCCCAATCAGTCTCTGCCAAAGAACTAGAAATCTGACAGGCTTCAATTTCTTCTCCTTGGACAAAGGACAAGACTAATGGTAGAGAAAGTTGAATCATTCCTTTCCTTCGACCACCTTCACAGGAGACTTGCTCCTAGTACGTACCAGCTGGTGCAACTGCATGTGAGGGCCATGTTGTTAGCTCTGACTTTGAGTCCCATTTGGCCGTGTAAATACAACTTTGAGAATAGCAGCTACATTTTCTAATGATCCCCATTTCAGTTGTAAAACAGCAGATATTTCTTTCCATAGTTGTCAGTTATTAAGGGTTGGCGTTGGAAGTTGTTCTTTTTTTGATCGAGTGGTCAGAAATTAGATTTGAAGCCAAATTTTGCACAGAAAACTgacaacagtttaaaaaaaaaatactgttaaaatagtttaaatagtTAAAATGTATGGAAAAGATGATAGGAAATGGCCTTCTGTTCTGTATCTCTGAGCTCTTCAGTCCTTGATTACCATCTGTTTAAAACAAGATTGTAGtatttaatatttgaatatttagagATTAAACAAAGGAAAGGTCCAAAAGATAGTTAGGATATGAAAATCAAGTTTGTGTGTCATTCTGTGCTGAAAGCATTTCAGGAAAATAGAATTGAAACGACTTGAATCATATGAGAGCATCTAAGTTAGGAATACATCTCTTCTAAAaatattgtctctttttttttcctcctagtgTCAGATAGTGCTCCTCATCTTGAGTGCCTCGCAGAATTTCAAGAAAAAGTAAGGCAGACCAACaatttttcagcttttcttgTCAACGTTCGGAAAGCTTTTACTGCCCtggtttataattaatatatacacGGTGTGTAAAAACCGCTATccctttgtatttctcttttttgaaaaACTGTCATTATTCGGTGTTTGtctataatctttatttttgtaacatttctgtgtgctgatttttgtcaattattttaattaaaatcttgGGAAAGAAGGTTTAAGTCAAGCTATTAGAAGTCATGGatcagtaataataaaaaatgaagggAGTGAGTCCAACCTGTGGTTTGCAATTTCTAAAATGTGCTTCACAGAGTAAATGCTATCATCCTAATGTCTTAAAGGAAGGAATGTTTTATCTTAAACCAAGAGGGATCTACAGTTAAAGGACAAATCTTTGTACCAGAAGAAAGTTGTGTTCTAAAATATCTAGAAAAGGATCTAATTTTGAAAATCCAAATGTAGAAAATTCATAAGCAATTTCCATTTTGTAATATTTATACTGGTTAGTTGTGGTCTAGACATATATTTGACATCTTTGGA of the Bubalus kerabau isolate K-KA32 ecotype Philippines breed swamp buffalo chromosome 3, PCC_UOA_SB_1v2, whole genome shotgun sequence genome contains:
- the SPC25 gene encoding kinetochore protein Spc25 — its product is MGEDELALFDKSINEFWNKFKSTVSDTSCQMVGLREAYKDSVKAFAEKLSVKLKEEERMVEMFLEYQNQICRQNKLIQEKKENLLKLIAEVKDKKQEVEALTANIQDLKEEYARKKETISTANKANEERLKRLQKSADLYKDRLGLEIRKIYGDKLQFIFTDIDPKHPDSPFMFSLCLNEARDYEVSDSAPHLECLAEFQEKVRQTNNFSAFLVNVRKAFTALVYN